The following are from one region of the Juglans regia cultivar Chandler chromosome 10, Walnut 2.0, whole genome shotgun sequence genome:
- the LOC108997154 gene encoding uncharacterized protein LOC108997154, which produces MSQGYAIELYFDPALENQVLKAWNVLARRQISTQLIEIESRPHITLFSSPFVDPARLENVVKSFVWKQEPLPLSFSSIGSLSSENNVLFLSPTPSLSLLQFQTQLCDAMKKEGIEIPDEYRQDSWIPYCAVAQEVPRTRMAEAFCVLRDLKLPVSGYAMDIGLVEFSPVRELFSFVLGNSVEA; this is translated from the coding sequence ATGTCACAAGGTTATGCTATAGAGCTTTACTTCGATCCCGCCCTCGAAAACCAGGTCTTGAAGGCCTGGAACGTGCTCGCTCGCCGCCAAATTAGCACCCAGCTCATCGAAATCGAATCCCGCCCACACATCACCCTCTTCTCCAGCCCCTTTGTCGACCCCGCGAGGCTCGAAAACGTTGTTAAGAGCTTTGTTTGGAAGCAGGAACCTTTGCCTCTATCTTTCTCTTCAATTGGGAGCCTTTCCAGTGAAAACAACGTACTTTTTCTTTCGCCGACACCTTCGTTGTCGCTTCTTCAGTTCCAGACGCAGTTATGCGATGCAATGAAGAAGGAAGGGATAGAAATTCCGGATGAGTATCGCCAAGACTCGTGGATTCCTTATTGCGCGGTTGCTCAGGAAGTCCCGAGGACTCGGATGGCCGAAGCATTTTGCGTCTTGCGGGACTTGAAGTTGCCGGTTTCTGGGTATGCCATGGATATCGGGTTGGTGGAGTTTTCGCCTGTTCGCGAACTGTTCTCCTTTGTGCTTGGCAATTCCGTAGAAGCATGA